In a single window of the Desulfovibrio mangrovi genome:
- a CDS encoding OsmC family protein: MAQVIVSYDREGEKQTIHTGSKILGDLDIKYDGVPEDERGGTAKQLLASSALYCFCGALGKALETRGAKYERITGTATLETGVDDKKRARVVGIALAVTVYMDEEFEFIFDRVEKIMQQGCLVTASLHEAFPITYKLYHEF; encoded by the coding sequence ATGGCCCAAGTCATTGTTTCATACGACCGCGAAGGCGAAAAGCAGACTATTCACACCGGCTCCAAGATTCTTGGTGATCTGGATATCAAATACGATGGCGTGCCGGAAGACGAACGCGGCGGTACTGCAAAGCAGCTGCTGGCTTCTTCCGCCCTGTATTGTTTCTGCGGTGCGCTGGGCAAGGCGCTGGAAACCCGCGGGGCAAAGTACGAGCGCATCACCGGTACCGCTACGCTTGAGACCGGCGTGGATGATAAAAAGCGTGCCCGTGTGGTGGGTATAGCTCTGGCCGTGACCGTGTACATGGACGAAGAGTTCGAGTTCATCTTTGACCGTGTGGAAAAGATTATGCAGCAGGGATGTCTGGTTACTGCCTCTCTGCATGAGGCCTTTCCCATCACCTACAAGCTATATCACGAATTTTAA
- the lpdA gene encoding dihydrolipoyl dehydrogenase produces MPSITIIGAGPGGHIAAFDAARRGAAVTLVEKGEVGGTCLNTGCIPTKTIKASAEALETAGRLAEFGIRTGVESVGYQADMPAIVARKERVRKILCGGLEKTCAALKIRLVRGAAELGANRSVLVHTEEGTEQIHSDAVIIATGSKILDLPSLPVDHKHIINSDDALNLDHVPARMIIVGGGVIGCELAFIYRAFGAEVTIIEGLNRLLPIPSVDEEMSRLLLREAKKHGIRVELARTVKQATVENGVVQCVLSPSPFVEGVTGPDATVETDMVLVAVGRSPNTEGLKLAEAGVETDNRGWIKADLRMRTSVEGVYAIGDALGPARIMLAHVASAEGLCAVANCFGEERELDYNVIPAGIFTSPEMGTVGLSETEAAQAGIEFRSQVFQFRELGKAQAMGELPGLFKLICEKESGKIIGAHIAGAHATDLIAEAALAMEKGLTAADLAHTIHAHPTLAEGLYEAAEGWLRGR; encoded by the coding sequence ATGCCATCTATTACGATCATTGGTGCGGGCCCGGGCGGCCACATCGCCGCGTTTGACGCTGCCCGTCGGGGGGCAGCTGTCACGCTGGTCGAGAAAGGCGAAGTGGGGGGAACCTGTCTGAACACAGGCTGCATTCCCACCAAGACCATCAAGGCTTCGGCAGAAGCGCTTGAGACTGCCGGGCGTCTTGCCGAGTTTGGCATCCGTACAGGTGTGGAATCCGTTGGATATCAGGCAGATATGCCGGCCATTGTTGCGCGCAAGGAGCGGGTACGCAAAATTCTGTGTGGTGGTCTGGAAAAGACTTGTGCCGCCCTTAAAATCCGGCTTGTGCGTGGTGCCGCAGAATTGGGGGCCAACCGCAGCGTGCTGGTGCACACGGAAGAAGGAACTGAACAGATACATAGTGATGCCGTCATCATCGCTACGGGGTCCAAAATCCTCGATCTGCCTTCACTTCCTGTGGACCACAAACATATCATCAACAGCGACGATGCGCTGAATCTGGACCACGTTCCCGCCCGTATGATCATCGTGGGCGGCGGGGTTATCGGTTGCGAGCTGGCCTTCATCTACCGCGCTTTCGGTGCGGAGGTAACCATAATTGAAGGTCTGAATCGTCTGTTGCCCATTCCCTCCGTGGATGAAGAGATGAGCCGCCTGCTGCTGCGGGAGGCCAAGAAGCATGGCATTCGCGTGGAACTGGCACGCACTGTGAAGCAGGCAACGGTTGAGAATGGTGTCGTGCAGTGTGTTCTCAGTCCTTCTCCCTTCGTGGAAGGCGTTACCGGTCCTGATGCTACGGTTGAGACGGATATGGTGCTTGTGGCCGTGGGGCGTTCTCCCAATACTGAAGGACTCAAGCTGGCAGAAGCTGGTGTGGAAACTGACAACCGCGGCTGGATCAAGGCTGACTTGAGAATGCGCACCTCCGTGGAAGGGGTTTACGCCATTGGTGACGCGCTCGGACCTGCGCGTATCATGCTGGCGCATGTGGCTTCCGCAGAAGGTCTTTGTGCCGTTGCAAACTGCTTTGGCGAAGAAAGAGAGCTGGACTACAATGTGATTCCGGCCGGTATCTTCACTTCTCCCGAAATGGGGACTGTGGGGCTTTCTGAAACGGAAGCTGCACAGGCCGGCATCGAGTTTCGCTCTCAGGTTTTCCAGTTCCGGGAACTGGGCAAGGCGCAGGCCATGGGCGAACTGCCGGGGTTATTCAAGCTGATCTGCGAAAAGGAAAGCGGCAAGATCATCGGTGCCCACATTGCAGGGGCGCACGCAACCGACCTTATAGCGGAAGCGGCGCTTGCCATGGAAAAAGGCCTCACTGCAGCCGATCTGGCCCACACCATCCATGCGCACCCCACGTTGGCCGAAGGGCTCTACGAGGCCGCAGAAGGATGGCTGAGAGGCCGTTAA
- the gcvH gene encoding glycine cleavage system protein GcvH — MSELTYPEDILYHAEHTWVRIADDNTAVVGITDFAQDQLGEVAFVDLPSVGSAFAAGDEFGTVESIKAVSSLHMPVSGTVTAVNEALGSDPSHVNTSPYGEGWMLRITVAADADRSHLMNDQDYAGQLK, encoded by the coding sequence ATGAGCGAACTTACCTATCCTGAAGATATTCTCTATCACGCCGAGCACACCTGGGTGCGTATTGCGGATGACAATACCGCCGTTGTGGGTATTACCGATTTTGCCCAGGACCAGTTGGGAGAAGTGGCCTTTGTGGACCTGCCTTCCGTTGGTTCTGCTTTTGCCGCAGGCGATGAATTCGGCACAGTTGAGTCAATCAAGGCTGTCAGCAGTCTCCATATGCCTGTTTCCGGCACGGTTACTGCTGTGAATGAAGCCCTTGGCAGTGATCCGTCGCATGTGAATACCTCCCCTTATGGTGAAGGCTGGATGCTGCGCATTACTGTTGCGGCAGATGCCGACCGTTCCCACTTGATGAATGATCAGGATTATGCCGGGCAGCTCAAGTAG
- a CDS encoding DMT family transporter, with translation MHWNTFKTTQFAGYLFIILSIINWSGNFVASRGMADMGSPGALNLLRWGLATVLFAPFGIRALWRERAEVLRLFMPLSVIALSGISLFDTLIFLAGHTSEALNMSLISTLSPLLTALTAQCFLRQRFHGRMYVGIAVSFLGVCLLVTNGNLLRLGSMEFAAGDIIILATALMSAIYNHTIKLVADRISQATLLMASCLLGTIYLVPVVLWEGGGSFNLPDMTSTLIWSLLYLAIFASLLCYLLWNMAVQVLGATKTAMFYYTLPPVSGFAAWVVLGEPVGMDQLLSGAIILAGILIALYAEKPKWLKVRLATHEQLAENAE, from the coding sequence ATGCACTGGAATACATTTAAGACGACGCAGTTTGCAGGCTACCTTTTTATCATTCTCAGTATCATTAACTGGAGCGGCAATTTTGTTGCTTCGCGGGGTATGGCCGACATGGGTAGCCCGGGGGCGCTCAACTTGTTGCGGTGGGGGCTTGCCACAGTGCTTTTTGCTCCTTTCGGCATTCGCGCCCTGTGGCGGGAGCGGGCCGAGGTTTTGCGACTTTTCATGCCGCTTTCAGTGATTGCGCTTTCAGGTATTTCTCTCTTTGATACCTTGATCTTCTTGGCCGGCCATACCTCTGAAGCCTTGAATATGTCCCTGATTTCGACGCTGTCTCCATTGTTGACGGCTCTGACGGCACAATGCTTTCTGCGGCAGCGGTTTCACGGCAGGATGTATGTGGGGATAGCCGTAAGCTTTCTGGGGGTCTGTCTGCTGGTAACCAATGGCAATCTTCTGCGGCTGGGATCAATGGAATTCGCAGCGGGAGATATCATCATTCTGGCTACGGCTTTGATGAGCGCCATTTATAATCACACCATCAAACTGGTTGCCGACAGGATAAGTCAGGCTACGCTGCTGATGGCTAGTTGTTTGCTGGGAACAATCTATTTGGTGCCGGTGGTGTTATGGGAAGGCGGTGGCAGTTTCAACTTGCCCGATATGACTTCCACACTTATCTGGTCACTGTTATATCTGGCGATATTTGCATCCCTTCTCTGTTACCTGCTGTGGAACATGGCTGTGCAGGTGCTGGGGGCAACCAAGACCGCCATGTTTTACTATACCCTGCCGCCCGTCAGTGGATTTGCGGCATGGGTGGTGCTTGGCGAACCGGTGGGTATGGACCAGCTTCTCAGCGGTGCAATTATTCTTGCTGGCATACTCATCGCGCTTTATGCTGAAAAGCCCAAATGGTTGAAGGTAAGGTTGGCAACTCATGAGCAGCTTGCTGAGAACGCTGAGTAA
- a CDS encoding YitT family protein, with product MFLLMLGAFVFIVGYNGIAAHYNFVPGALYGLAVVANDAVSAVSLAKWYLMFNVPLFAAAWTGVSKRFFFLNLLTMGAIALMTSHVQLDLGIRDGMNAAIAAGALMGAGSGIILRSYGGGGGLDVLAVILNRKYGVRFGVFYFAVNGAVMLFALSRYSSDTIVSSLVMLFISSIVTEYVLSLFNQRKAVRVITRKGDAMVRQLTETSKFHATVIPARGGYSGAPMDMVYSITDNLRLRALEEIIFAVDPEAVLVVENTFSVLGGSIASRKTY from the coding sequence ATGTTTTTGCTGATGCTTGGAGCCTTTGTCTTCATCGTCGGCTACAATGGCATTGCCGCGCACTATAATTTTGTTCCGGGTGCGCTTTACGGTCTTGCCGTGGTGGCAAACGATGCTGTGTCCGCAGTGTCGCTTGCCAAGTGGTATCTCATGTTTAACGTACCGTTGTTTGCGGCGGCGTGGACTGGGGTGAGTAAGCGTTTTTTCTTCCTCAACCTTTTGACCATGGGTGCCATTGCATTGATGACATCTCATGTGCAGCTTGATCTGGGTATACGGGACGGTATGAACGCGGCAATTGCCGCAGGTGCACTCATGGGAGCAGGTAGCGGAATTATCCTTCGGTCATATGGCGGGGGAGGTGGCCTTGATGTGCTTGCCGTCATCCTGAACCGCAAATACGGCGTTCGCTTTGGGGTGTTCTACTTTGCTGTTAATGGTGCCGTGATGCTGTTTGCCCTCTCCCGCTACTCTTCTGATACGATAGTTTCCTCCCTTGTCATGCTGTTCATCAGTTCCATTGTCACTGAATACGTATTGTCGTTGTTCAACCAGCGTAAGGCGGTGCGCGTAATTACCCGAAAGGGAGACGCCATGGTCCGGCAACTGACGGAAACGAGCAAGTTTCACGCTACGGTTATTCCGGCACGGGGCGGGTACTCTGGTGCGCCCATGGACATGGTGTATTCCATAACGGACAACTTGCGGCTGCGGGCTTTGGAAGAAATAATCTTTGCCGTGGACCCCGAGGCCGTGCTGGTGGTGGAGAATACCTTCAGCGTGCTTGGGGGGAGCATTGCCTCCAGAAAGACCTACTGA
- a CDS encoding MerR family transcriptional regulator: MTPHAQSCRHNFQRLAQPCSQVALPLIKLFGTRYANTQTRHYERERRYAAPSQQASKYSITYTCHQYAQLSILHLLTQQRNIMTCKAKYSIGDVSRICNVSKKTLRYYDDINLITPIRHDHNNYRYYTRDAILTVPIIKYYKQMGFTLDEMRFFIEGIESNSSYNTLKHSFISKIKELKRLKNEIQKQYISIKDWHDLITEAEIVMANNSREVSIKYIETTEYVQQKQVFNNDFKGSIINIEWTNYIDSLNIEVTGPVVINFLSLKKRLDEHPKHVRILQKPLHSAPVESLTSFGECMMASCYHIGPHENIGETYKKMFKWAEHYSYAFADESYERYVADYWSTRNSEQFVTEVLIKVER; this comes from the coding sequence ATGACGCCTCACGCGCAATCTTGTCGCCACAATTTCCAACGGCTGGCGCAGCCATGCTCACAAGTGGCGCTCCCCCTGATAAAACTTTTTGGAACACGTTATGCAAATACACAAACGCGACATTATGAGCGGGAGAGACGCTACGCAGCCCCCTCTCAACAGGCAAGCAAATATTCCATCACATACACATGTCATCAGTACGCACAGTTATCCATACTACATCTACTGACACAGCAGAGGAACATCATGACCTGCAAAGCGAAATATTCCATAGGAGACGTCAGCCGCATCTGCAATGTCTCAAAAAAAACGCTACGTTATTATGATGATATCAACCTCATAACTCCAATTCGACACGACCATAACAACTACCGATACTACACGCGCGACGCCATACTCACAGTTCCCATCATCAAATATTACAAACAGATGGGATTCACTCTCGATGAAATGCGTTTCTTTATCGAAGGAATTGAATCCAACTCTTCATACAACACATTAAAACATTCATTTATAAGTAAAATAAAAGAACTTAAGAGACTTAAAAATGAAATTCAAAAGCAGTATATTTCCATAAAAGACTGGCATGATCTTATTACCGAAGCAGAGATCGTAATGGCCAACAACAGCAGGGAGGTTTCGATAAAATATATTGAAACCACAGAATATGTTCAGCAGAAACAGGTATTTAATAACGACTTCAAGGGTAGCATTATAAACATTGAGTGGACCAACTACATTGACAGCCTGAACATTGAAGTAACGGGTCCGGTTGTCATCAATTTCCTATCGCTCAAGAAAAGGCTGGATGAACACCCCAAGCATGTTCGCATTCTGCAAAAACCCCTGCACTCGGCTCCGGTCGAATCCCTGACCAGTTTCGGAGAATGCATGATGGCCAGCTGCTATCACATAGGCCCCCATGAAAACATCGGGGAAACCTACAAAAAGATGTTCAAGTGGGCGGAACACTACTCATATGCCTTCGCGGATGAGTCCTATGAACGCTACGTAGCCGACTATTGGTCCACGAGAAATAGCGAACAGTTCGTCACGGAAGTCCTTATCAAGGTCGAACGGTAA